A single region of the Triplophysa dalaica isolate WHDGS20190420 chromosome 15, ASM1584641v1, whole genome shotgun sequence genome encodes:
- the ptpn21 gene encoding tyrosine-protein phosphatase non-receptor type 21 isoform X4, whose translation MPLPFGLKLKRTRRYTVSSKSCLVTRIQLLNGEYVEFTLSVESTGQECLEAVAQRLELREITYFSLWYFNKQSQQRWIDLEKPLKKQLDKYGLESTVYFGVVFYISSVTQLQQEITRYQYYLQLKKDVLEGKISCSIEQAIHLASLAVQADLGDFDRYDSQEFLQKIVLFPMPWIQDERLVEEATQKVTALYKNYRGLSAPEAELHYMQEVEKTEGYAEESIQAKDSQGTDVIIGSCLDGIFVKHKNGKAPLLFRWNDINNMTHNKSFFALELANKEDTLQFQAEDMETSKYVCRMWLARHKFYKINNSSLQTQAAPVNPVRRRSSTRMSLPKPQPYMMPPQMHFTGHYNEPYTSSQDNLYINNQNGFYYHSQTSLDRSPHEYNGRIRNGSVYSAQSTSSLNNPQHYLQPSPMSSNPSITGSDLMRPDYVPSHRHSALIPPSYRATPDYETVMRQKNLGMVPPAERQSHSMRNLNIGNSYAYSRPDPLVYSQPEIREHGAGHYPFHLNYSFHSPSPYPYPTERRPVVGAVSVPELTNVQLQQAQEYPPPNIIRNQVYWPPPPYPYPHPRPANSTPDLSRHLYVSSSNPDLITRRVHHSVQTFQEDSLPVAHSLQEVSEPLVTSRRPHMHKRNSIEIAGLAYGLENMRLQERKVSASTAETPPTVVQPKLPVDAVLEVSKPEEAVIKDDVCYGHKKSLSDATMLVHSSGEDEEFEDDGGRHTPRSQELVSPGHHLPPLGDPPAYSFSHSGDTVPLSYQPHSLGPLPALPEPGHLVPSVSEGDLSGQGRCKYKRDIFKKPVSDAAPARRNIDGLPPPGMKKGRSEVKKMGPMKLAALNGLTLSRMPLADEAKDDPENSSNDQRCRMLEMRMDQKLVFTEYEHILKKRVNSECTIAQMPENSERNRFQDVLPYDNTRVELVPTKENNTGYINASHIRVTVRGKEWSYIASQGPLSNTCQDFWQMVWEQGVAIIAMVTAEEEGGREKSFRYWPRLGSRHNTVTYGRFKITTRFRTDSGCYATTGLKIKHLLTGQERTVWHLQYTDWPDHGCPEDFKGFLSYLEEIQSVRRHTNSSSDPKNTNLPVLVHCSAGVGRTGVVILSEIMIACLEHNEDQEAPAVLNLLRQQRMMMVQTLSQYTFVYRVLIQFLKNSRLI comes from the exons ATGCCCCTTCCGTTCGGATTGAAACTCAAGAGAACCCGGAGATACACGGTGTCCAGCAAGAGCTGCCTGGTCACCCGCATCCAGCTGCTGAACGGGGAGTACGTGGAGTTCACGCTGTCTGTGGAGAGCACAGGGCAGGAGTGTCTGGAGGCTGTCGCTCAGAGGCTGGAGTTACGAGAG ATAACGTACTTCAGCCTGTGGTACTTCAACAAACAAAGCCAGCAGAGATGGATTGATTTAGAGAAGCCACTGAAGAAACAGCTGGACAAGTATGGACTGGAGTCCACGGTTTACTTCGGAGTGGTTTTCTACATCTCGTCTGTTACACAGTTACAACAAGAGATAACCAG GTATCAGTATTATCTCCAGCTGAAGAAAGATGTTCTGGAAGGAAAGATTTCTTGCTCTATTGAACAAGCCATTCATCTGGCCAGCTTGGCTGTGCAAG CTGACCTCGGAGACTTCGACCGATACGACTCCCAGGAATTCCTTCAAAAAATTGTGCTGTTTCCAATG CCGTGGATCCAGGACGAGAGGCTTGTGGAGGAGGCCACTCAGAAAGTCACGGCCCTCTATAAAAACTACAG AGGTCTGTCTGCGCCGGAGGCTGAACTCCACTACATGCAGGAGGTGGAGAAGACGGAGGGATACGCAGAGGAGAGCATCCAGGCCAAG GACAGTCAGGGCACAGACGTGATTATCGGCTCCTGTCTGGATGGGATAtttgtcaaacacaaaaatggAAAAGCTCCTCTGTTGTTCCg GTGGAATGACATTAATAACATGACTCATAATAAGTCTTTCTTCGCCCTGGAGCTGGCCAACAAAGAAGACACCCTCCAGTTTCAGGCC GAGGACATGGAGACGTCCAAATATGTGTGCAGAATGTGGCTGGCGCGGCACAAgttttataaaattaacaaCAGCAGTCT ACAGACACAGGCCGCTCCTGTGAACCCGGTGAGGAGACGATCCTCTACAAGAATGTCTCTG CCAAAACCTCAGCCGTACATGATGCCGCCTCAGATGCACTTTACTGGTCATTATAATGAACCCTACACATCATCACAAG ATAATCTTTACATCAACAATCAGAACGGTTTCTACTACCATTCTCAGACCAGCCTGGACCGCTCTCCACACGAGTACAACGGACGCATCCGTAACGGCAGCGTGTACAGCGCTCAGAGCACCAGCTCCCTCAACAACCCCCAGCACTACCTGCAGCCATCTCCCATGTCCTCCAATCCTAGCATCACAGGAAGTGACCTCATGCGGCCCGACTATGTGCCCTCGCACCGCCACAGCGCCCTGATTCCTCCCTCTTACCGCGCCACGCCCGACTACGAAACCGTCATGAGGCAGAAGAACCTCGGGATGGTGCCGCCCGCCGAGCGTCAGAGCCATTCCATGCGCAATCTCAACATCGGTAACTCTTACGCTTACAGCCGACCCGATCCGCTGGTGTACAGTCAGCCCGAGATCCGCGAGCACGGGGCAGGTCACTACCCCTTCCATCTGAACTACAGCTTCCACAGTCCCTCCCCGTACCCCTACCCCACCGAGAGACGGCCGGTAGTGGGTGCCGTAAGTGTCCCCGAGCTCACCAATGTCCAGCTCCAGCAGGCTCAAGAATACCCGCCGCCCAACATCATAAGGAATCAGGTGTACTGGCCTCCGCCCCCGTATCCGTACCCTCACCCCCGACCCGCAAACAGCACGCCGGATCTGTCGCGTCACCTGTACGTCAGCAGCAGTAACCCCGACCTCATCACGCGTCGCGTCCATCACTCGGTGCAGACCTTTCAGGAGGACAGTCTGCCTGTGGCGCACTCGCTGCAGGAAGTGAGTGAGCCGCTGGTCACCTCGCGCCGGCCGCACATGCACAAGAGGAACTCCATTGAGATCGCCGGGCTGGCGTACGGACTGGAGAACATGAGGCTTCAAGAGAGAAAG GTATCAGCATCTACAGCCGAGACTCCGCCTACCGTCGTCCAGCCGAAGCTCCCCGTCGACGCCGTACTGGAGGTCTCGAAGCCCGAGGAGGCCGTCATCAAGGACGACGTGTGCTACGGTCACAAAAAGTCTTTGTCCGACGCCACCATGCTGGTGCACAGCAGCGGTGAGGACGAAGAGTTCGAAGATGACGGCGGCCGTCACACCCCTCGGTCTCAGGAGTTGGTGAGCCCCGGACATCACCTGCCGCCCCTCGGAGATCCGCCCGCTTACTCGTTCAGCCACAGCGGCGACACAGTGCCTCTCTCGTACCAGCCTCATTCTCTCGGCCCTCTTCCGGCGCTCCCAGAGCCTGGACACCTGGTGCCCTCGGTGTCTGAAGGCGATCTGAGCGGACAGGGACGATGCAAATATAAGAGAGACATCTTTAAAAAGCCCGTCTCTGATGCGGCACCCGCCAGAAGAAACATCGATGGACTTCCACCACCG GGAATGAAGAAAGGACGCTCCGAGGTGAAGAAGATGGGCCCGATGAAGCTGGCGGCTCTGAACGGCCTTACGCTGTCCAGAATGCCTTTAGCTGATGAAGCTAAAGACGACCCAGAGAACAGCTCCAATGATCAGAGG TGTAGGATGCTGGAGATGCGTATGGATCAGAAGTTGGTCTTCACAGAGTACGAGCACATACTCAAGAAGCGTGTGAACAGCGAGTGCACCATCGCTCAGATGCCGGAGAACAGCGAAAGGAACCGTTTCCAGGACGTCCTGCCCTACGACAACACGCGTGTGGAGCTGGTGCCCACCAAAGAGAACAACACGGGTTACATCAACGCCTCTCACATAAGG GTTACTGTCCGAGGTAAGGAATGGAGTTACATCGCCTCTCAGGGTCCGCTCTCCAACACCTGTCAAGACTTCTGGCAAATGGTTTGGGAACAAGGAGTGGCCATCATCGCCATGGTTACAGCAGAGGAG GAAGGAGGTCGTGAGAAGAGTTTCCGCTACTGGCCTCGTCTGGGGTCTCGCCATAACACCGTTACATACGGACGGTTTAAGATCACCACCCGGTTCCGTACGGACTCAGGATGCTACGCCACAACGGGTCTGAAGATCAAACATCTTCTGACGGGGCAAGAGCGGACCGTCTGGCACCTGCAGTACACCGACTGGCCCGACCACGGCTGCCCGGAGGACTTTAAAGGATTTCTCT CATACCTGGAGGAGATCCAGTCAGTGAGGAGACACACAAACAGCTCCAGTGATCCAAAGAACACAAATCTGCCTGTTCTGGTTCACTGTAGCGCTGGGGTGGGACGCACCGGTGTGGTCATTCTGTCTGAGATCATGATCGCCTGTCTGGAACATAATGAG GATCAGGAAGCGCCGGCGGTTTTGAACCTGTTGCGACAGCAGCGTATGATGATGGTACAGACGCTCTCGCAGTACACCTTCGTTTACAGAGTCCTCATTCAGTTCCTGAAGAACTCCAGACTGATCTGA
- the ptpn21 gene encoding tyrosine-protein phosphatase non-receptor type 21 isoform X1, which translates to MPLPFGLKLKRTRRYTVSSKSCLVTRIQLLNGEYVEFTLSVESTGQECLEAVAQRLELREITYFSLWYFNKQSQQRWIDLEKPLKKQLDKYGLESTVYFGVVFYISSVTQLQQEITRYQYYLQLKKDVLEGKISCSIEQAIHLASLAVQADLGDFDRYDSQEFLQKIVLFPMPWIQDERLVEEATQKVTALYKNYSRGLSAPEAELHYMQEVEKTEGYAEESIQAKDSQGTDVIIGSCLDGIFVKHKNGKAPLLFRWNDINNMTHNKSFFALELANKEDTLQFQAEDMETSKYVCRMWLARHKFYKINNSSLEPSDGPSSDGSQRSILTLSFPRFPTLLRPSLPSNKGQTQAAPVNPVRRRSSTRMSLPKPQPYMMPPQMHFTGHYNEPYTSSQDNLYINNQNGFYYHSQTSLDRSPHEYNGRIRNGSVYSAQSTSSLNNPQHYLQPSPMSSNPSITGSDLMRPDYVPSHRHSALIPPSYRATPDYETVMRQKNLGMVPPAERQSHSMRNLNIGNSYAYSRPDPLVYSQPEIREHGAGHYPFHLNYSFHSPSPYPYPTERRPVVGAVSVPELTNVQLQQAQEYPPPNIIRNQVYWPPPPYPYPHPRPANSTPDLSRHLYVSSSNPDLITRRVHHSVQTFQEDSLPVAHSLQEVSEPLVTSRRPHMHKRNSIEIAGLAYGLENMRLQERKVSASTAETPPTVVQPKLPVDAVLEVSKPEEAVIKDDVCYGHKKSLSDATMLVHSSGEDEEFEDDGGRHTPRSQELVSPGHHLPPLGDPPAYSFSHSGDTVPLSYQPHSLGPLPALPEPGHLVPSVSEGDLSGQGRCKYKRDIFKKPVSDAAPARRNIDGLPPPGMKKGRSEVKKMGPMKLAALNGLTLSRMPLADEAKDDPENSSNDQRCRMLEMRMDQKLVFTEYEHILKKRVNSECTIAQMPENSERNRFQDVLPYDNTRVELVPTKENNTGYINASHIRVTVRGKEWSYIASQGPLSNTCQDFWQMVWEQGVAIIAMVTAEEEGGREKSFRYWPRLGSRHNTVTYGRFKITTRFRTDSGCYATTGLKIKHLLTGQERTVWHLQYTDWPDHGCPEDFKGFLSYLEEIQSVRRHTNSSSDPKNTNLPVLVHCSAGVGRTGVVILSEIMIACLEHNEDQEAPAVLNLLRQQRMMMVQTLSQYTFVYRVLIQFLKNSRLI; encoded by the exons ATGCCCCTTCCGTTCGGATTGAAACTCAAGAGAACCCGGAGATACACGGTGTCCAGCAAGAGCTGCCTGGTCACCCGCATCCAGCTGCTGAACGGGGAGTACGTGGAGTTCACGCTGTCTGTGGAGAGCACAGGGCAGGAGTGTCTGGAGGCTGTCGCTCAGAGGCTGGAGTTACGAGAG ATAACGTACTTCAGCCTGTGGTACTTCAACAAACAAAGCCAGCAGAGATGGATTGATTTAGAGAAGCCACTGAAGAAACAGCTGGACAAGTATGGACTGGAGTCCACGGTTTACTTCGGAGTGGTTTTCTACATCTCGTCTGTTACACAGTTACAACAAGAGATAACCAG GTATCAGTATTATCTCCAGCTGAAGAAAGATGTTCTGGAAGGAAAGATTTCTTGCTCTATTGAACAAGCCATTCATCTGGCCAGCTTGGCTGTGCAAG CTGACCTCGGAGACTTCGACCGATACGACTCCCAGGAATTCCTTCAAAAAATTGTGCTGTTTCCAATG CCGTGGATCCAGGACGAGAGGCTTGTGGAGGAGGCCACTCAGAAAGTCACGGCCCTCTATAAAAACTACAG CAGAGGTCTGTCTGCGCCGGAGGCTGAACTCCACTACATGCAGGAGGTGGAGAAGACGGAGGGATACGCAGAGGAGAGCATCCAGGCCAAG GACAGTCAGGGCACAGACGTGATTATCGGCTCCTGTCTGGATGGGATAtttgtcaaacacaaaaatggAAAAGCTCCTCTGTTGTTCCg GTGGAATGACATTAATAACATGACTCATAATAAGTCTTTCTTCGCCCTGGAGCTGGCCAACAAAGAAGACACCCTCCAGTTTCAGGCC GAGGACATGGAGACGTCCAAATATGTGTGCAGAATGTGGCTGGCGCGGCACAAgttttataaaattaacaaCAGCAGTCT AGAGCCGTCTGACGGCCCGTCCTCTGACGGCTCCCAGAGGTCCATTCTCACTCTTTCATTTCCACGCTTTCCGACGCTCCTGCGTCCCTCTCTGCCTAGTAACAAGGG ACAGACACAGGCCGCTCCTGTGAACCCGGTGAGGAGACGATCCTCTACAAGAATGTCTCTG CCAAAACCTCAGCCGTACATGATGCCGCCTCAGATGCACTTTACTGGTCATTATAATGAACCCTACACATCATCACAAG ATAATCTTTACATCAACAATCAGAACGGTTTCTACTACCATTCTCAGACCAGCCTGGACCGCTCTCCACACGAGTACAACGGACGCATCCGTAACGGCAGCGTGTACAGCGCTCAGAGCACCAGCTCCCTCAACAACCCCCAGCACTACCTGCAGCCATCTCCCATGTCCTCCAATCCTAGCATCACAGGAAGTGACCTCATGCGGCCCGACTATGTGCCCTCGCACCGCCACAGCGCCCTGATTCCTCCCTCTTACCGCGCCACGCCCGACTACGAAACCGTCATGAGGCAGAAGAACCTCGGGATGGTGCCGCCCGCCGAGCGTCAGAGCCATTCCATGCGCAATCTCAACATCGGTAACTCTTACGCTTACAGCCGACCCGATCCGCTGGTGTACAGTCAGCCCGAGATCCGCGAGCACGGGGCAGGTCACTACCCCTTCCATCTGAACTACAGCTTCCACAGTCCCTCCCCGTACCCCTACCCCACCGAGAGACGGCCGGTAGTGGGTGCCGTAAGTGTCCCCGAGCTCACCAATGTCCAGCTCCAGCAGGCTCAAGAATACCCGCCGCCCAACATCATAAGGAATCAGGTGTACTGGCCTCCGCCCCCGTATCCGTACCCTCACCCCCGACCCGCAAACAGCACGCCGGATCTGTCGCGTCACCTGTACGTCAGCAGCAGTAACCCCGACCTCATCACGCGTCGCGTCCATCACTCGGTGCAGACCTTTCAGGAGGACAGTCTGCCTGTGGCGCACTCGCTGCAGGAAGTGAGTGAGCCGCTGGTCACCTCGCGCCGGCCGCACATGCACAAGAGGAACTCCATTGAGATCGCCGGGCTGGCGTACGGACTGGAGAACATGAGGCTTCAAGAGAGAAAG GTATCAGCATCTACAGCCGAGACTCCGCCTACCGTCGTCCAGCCGAAGCTCCCCGTCGACGCCGTACTGGAGGTCTCGAAGCCCGAGGAGGCCGTCATCAAGGACGACGTGTGCTACGGTCACAAAAAGTCTTTGTCCGACGCCACCATGCTGGTGCACAGCAGCGGTGAGGACGAAGAGTTCGAAGATGACGGCGGCCGTCACACCCCTCGGTCTCAGGAGTTGGTGAGCCCCGGACATCACCTGCCGCCCCTCGGAGATCCGCCCGCTTACTCGTTCAGCCACAGCGGCGACACAGTGCCTCTCTCGTACCAGCCTCATTCTCTCGGCCCTCTTCCGGCGCTCCCAGAGCCTGGACACCTGGTGCCCTCGGTGTCTGAAGGCGATCTGAGCGGACAGGGACGATGCAAATATAAGAGAGACATCTTTAAAAAGCCCGTCTCTGATGCGGCACCCGCCAGAAGAAACATCGATGGACTTCCACCACCG GGAATGAAGAAAGGACGCTCCGAGGTGAAGAAGATGGGCCCGATGAAGCTGGCGGCTCTGAACGGCCTTACGCTGTCCAGAATGCCTTTAGCTGATGAAGCTAAAGACGACCCAGAGAACAGCTCCAATGATCAGAGG TGTAGGATGCTGGAGATGCGTATGGATCAGAAGTTGGTCTTCACAGAGTACGAGCACATACTCAAGAAGCGTGTGAACAGCGAGTGCACCATCGCTCAGATGCCGGAGAACAGCGAAAGGAACCGTTTCCAGGACGTCCTGCCCTACGACAACACGCGTGTGGAGCTGGTGCCCACCAAAGAGAACAACACGGGTTACATCAACGCCTCTCACATAAGG GTTACTGTCCGAGGTAAGGAATGGAGTTACATCGCCTCTCAGGGTCCGCTCTCCAACACCTGTCAAGACTTCTGGCAAATGGTTTGGGAACAAGGAGTGGCCATCATCGCCATGGTTACAGCAGAGGAG GAAGGAGGTCGTGAGAAGAGTTTCCGCTACTGGCCTCGTCTGGGGTCTCGCCATAACACCGTTACATACGGACGGTTTAAGATCACCACCCGGTTCCGTACGGACTCAGGATGCTACGCCACAACGGGTCTGAAGATCAAACATCTTCTGACGGGGCAAGAGCGGACCGTCTGGCACCTGCAGTACACCGACTGGCCCGACCACGGCTGCCCGGAGGACTTTAAAGGATTTCTCT CATACCTGGAGGAGATCCAGTCAGTGAGGAGACACACAAACAGCTCCAGTGATCCAAAGAACACAAATCTGCCTGTTCTGGTTCACTGTAGCGCTGGGGTGGGACGCACCGGTGTGGTCATTCTGTCTGAGATCATGATCGCCTGTCTGGAACATAATGAG GATCAGGAAGCGCCGGCGGTTTTGAACCTGTTGCGACAGCAGCGTATGATGATGGTACAGACGCTCTCGCAGTACACCTTCGTTTACAGAGTCCTCATTCAGTTCCTGAAGAACTCCAGACTGATCTGA
- the ptpn21 gene encoding tyrosine-protein phosphatase non-receptor type 21 isoform X2 encodes MPLPFGLKLKRTRRYTVSSKSCLVTRIQLLNGEYVEFTLSVESTGQECLEAVAQRLELREITYFSLWYFNKQSQQRWIDLEKPLKKQLDKYGLESTVYFGVVFYISSVTQLQQEITRYQYYLQLKKDVLEGKISCSIEQAIHLASLAVQADLGDFDRYDSQEFLQKIVLFPMPWIQDERLVEEATQKVTALYKNYRGLSAPEAELHYMQEVEKTEGYAEESIQAKDSQGTDVIIGSCLDGIFVKHKNGKAPLLFRWNDINNMTHNKSFFALELANKEDTLQFQAEDMETSKYVCRMWLARHKFYKINNSSLEPSDGPSSDGSQRSILTLSFPRFPTLLRPSLPSNKGQTQAAPVNPVRRRSSTRMSLPKPQPYMMPPQMHFTGHYNEPYTSSQDNLYINNQNGFYYHSQTSLDRSPHEYNGRIRNGSVYSAQSTSSLNNPQHYLQPSPMSSNPSITGSDLMRPDYVPSHRHSALIPPSYRATPDYETVMRQKNLGMVPPAERQSHSMRNLNIGNSYAYSRPDPLVYSQPEIREHGAGHYPFHLNYSFHSPSPYPYPTERRPVVGAVSVPELTNVQLQQAQEYPPPNIIRNQVYWPPPPYPYPHPRPANSTPDLSRHLYVSSSNPDLITRRVHHSVQTFQEDSLPVAHSLQEVSEPLVTSRRPHMHKRNSIEIAGLAYGLENMRLQERKVSASTAETPPTVVQPKLPVDAVLEVSKPEEAVIKDDVCYGHKKSLSDATMLVHSSGEDEEFEDDGGRHTPRSQELVSPGHHLPPLGDPPAYSFSHSGDTVPLSYQPHSLGPLPALPEPGHLVPSVSEGDLSGQGRCKYKRDIFKKPVSDAAPARRNIDGLPPPGMKKGRSEVKKMGPMKLAALNGLTLSRMPLADEAKDDPENSSNDQRCRMLEMRMDQKLVFTEYEHILKKRVNSECTIAQMPENSERNRFQDVLPYDNTRVELVPTKENNTGYINASHIRVTVRGKEWSYIASQGPLSNTCQDFWQMVWEQGVAIIAMVTAEEEGGREKSFRYWPRLGSRHNTVTYGRFKITTRFRTDSGCYATTGLKIKHLLTGQERTVWHLQYTDWPDHGCPEDFKGFLSYLEEIQSVRRHTNSSSDPKNTNLPVLVHCSAGVGRTGVVILSEIMIACLEHNEDQEAPAVLNLLRQQRMMMVQTLSQYTFVYRVLIQFLKNSRLI; translated from the exons ATGCCCCTTCCGTTCGGATTGAAACTCAAGAGAACCCGGAGATACACGGTGTCCAGCAAGAGCTGCCTGGTCACCCGCATCCAGCTGCTGAACGGGGAGTACGTGGAGTTCACGCTGTCTGTGGAGAGCACAGGGCAGGAGTGTCTGGAGGCTGTCGCTCAGAGGCTGGAGTTACGAGAG ATAACGTACTTCAGCCTGTGGTACTTCAACAAACAAAGCCAGCAGAGATGGATTGATTTAGAGAAGCCACTGAAGAAACAGCTGGACAAGTATGGACTGGAGTCCACGGTTTACTTCGGAGTGGTTTTCTACATCTCGTCTGTTACACAGTTACAACAAGAGATAACCAG GTATCAGTATTATCTCCAGCTGAAGAAAGATGTTCTGGAAGGAAAGATTTCTTGCTCTATTGAACAAGCCATTCATCTGGCCAGCTTGGCTGTGCAAG CTGACCTCGGAGACTTCGACCGATACGACTCCCAGGAATTCCTTCAAAAAATTGTGCTGTTTCCAATG CCGTGGATCCAGGACGAGAGGCTTGTGGAGGAGGCCACTCAGAAAGTCACGGCCCTCTATAAAAACTACAG AGGTCTGTCTGCGCCGGAGGCTGAACTCCACTACATGCAGGAGGTGGAGAAGACGGAGGGATACGCAGAGGAGAGCATCCAGGCCAAG GACAGTCAGGGCACAGACGTGATTATCGGCTCCTGTCTGGATGGGATAtttgtcaaacacaaaaatggAAAAGCTCCTCTGTTGTTCCg GTGGAATGACATTAATAACATGACTCATAATAAGTCTTTCTTCGCCCTGGAGCTGGCCAACAAAGAAGACACCCTCCAGTTTCAGGCC GAGGACATGGAGACGTCCAAATATGTGTGCAGAATGTGGCTGGCGCGGCACAAgttttataaaattaacaaCAGCAGTCT AGAGCCGTCTGACGGCCCGTCCTCTGACGGCTCCCAGAGGTCCATTCTCACTCTTTCATTTCCACGCTTTCCGACGCTCCTGCGTCCCTCTCTGCCTAGTAACAAGGG ACAGACACAGGCCGCTCCTGTGAACCCGGTGAGGAGACGATCCTCTACAAGAATGTCTCTG CCAAAACCTCAGCCGTACATGATGCCGCCTCAGATGCACTTTACTGGTCATTATAATGAACCCTACACATCATCACAAG ATAATCTTTACATCAACAATCAGAACGGTTTCTACTACCATTCTCAGACCAGCCTGGACCGCTCTCCACACGAGTACAACGGACGCATCCGTAACGGCAGCGTGTACAGCGCTCAGAGCACCAGCTCCCTCAACAACCCCCAGCACTACCTGCAGCCATCTCCCATGTCCTCCAATCCTAGCATCACAGGAAGTGACCTCATGCGGCCCGACTATGTGCCCTCGCACCGCCACAGCGCCCTGATTCCTCCCTCTTACCGCGCCACGCCCGACTACGAAACCGTCATGAGGCAGAAGAACCTCGGGATGGTGCCGCCCGCCGAGCGTCAGAGCCATTCCATGCGCAATCTCAACATCGGTAACTCTTACGCTTACAGCCGACCCGATCCGCTGGTGTACAGTCAGCCCGAGATCCGCGAGCACGGGGCAGGTCACTACCCCTTCCATCTGAACTACAGCTTCCACAGTCCCTCCCCGTACCCCTACCCCACCGAGAGACGGCCGGTAGTGGGTGCCGTAAGTGTCCCCGAGCTCACCAATGTCCAGCTCCAGCAGGCTCAAGAATACCCGCCGCCCAACATCATAAGGAATCAGGTGTACTGGCCTCCGCCCCCGTATCCGTACCCTCACCCCCGACCCGCAAACAGCACGCCGGATCTGTCGCGTCACCTGTACGTCAGCAGCAGTAACCCCGACCTCATCACGCGTCGCGTCCATCACTCGGTGCAGACCTTTCAGGAGGACAGTCTGCCTGTGGCGCACTCGCTGCAGGAAGTGAGTGAGCCGCTGGTCACCTCGCGCCGGCCGCACATGCACAAGAGGAACTCCATTGAGATCGCCGGGCTGGCGTACGGACTGGAGAACATGAGGCTTCAAGAGAGAAAG GTATCAGCATCTACAGCCGAGACTCCGCCTACCGTCGTCCAGCCGAAGCTCCCCGTCGACGCCGTACTGGAGGTCTCGAAGCCCGAGGAGGCCGTCATCAAGGACGACGTGTGCTACGGTCACAAAAAGTCTTTGTCCGACGCCACCATGCTGGTGCACAGCAGCGGTGAGGACGAAGAGTTCGAAGATGACGGCGGCCGTCACACCCCTCGGTCTCAGGAGTTGGTGAGCCCCGGACATCACCTGCCGCCCCTCGGAGATCCGCCCGCTTACTCGTTCAGCCACAGCGGCGACACAGTGCCTCTCTCGTACCAGCCTCATTCTCTCGGCCCTCTTCCGGCGCTCCCAGAGCCTGGACACCTGGTGCCCTCGGTGTCTGAAGGCGATCTGAGCGGACAGGGACGATGCAAATATAAGAGAGACATCTTTAAAAAGCCCGTCTCTGATGCGGCACCCGCCAGAAGAAACATCGATGGACTTCCACCACCG GGAATGAAGAAAGGACGCTCCGAGGTGAAGAAGATGGGCCCGATGAAGCTGGCGGCTCTGAACGGCCTTACGCTGTCCAGAATGCCTTTAGCTGATGAAGCTAAAGACGACCCAGAGAACAGCTCCAATGATCAGAGG TGTAGGATGCTGGAGATGCGTATGGATCAGAAGTTGGTCTTCACAGAGTACGAGCACATACTCAAGAAGCGTGTGAACAGCGAGTGCACCATCGCTCAGATGCCGGAGAACAGCGAAAGGAACCGTTTCCAGGACGTCCTGCCCTACGACAACACGCGTGTGGAGCTGGTGCCCACCAAAGAGAACAACACGGGTTACATCAACGCCTCTCACATAAGG GTTACTGTCCGAGGTAAGGAATGGAGTTACATCGCCTCTCAGGGTCCGCTCTCCAACACCTGTCAAGACTTCTGGCAAATGGTTTGGGAACAAGGAGTGGCCATCATCGCCATGGTTACAGCAGAGGAG GAAGGAGGTCGTGAGAAGAGTTTCCGCTACTGGCCTCGTCTGGGGTCTCGCCATAACACCGTTACATACGGACGGTTTAAGATCACCACCCGGTTCCGTACGGACTCAGGATGCTACGCCACAACGGGTCTGAAGATCAAACATCTTCTGACGGGGCAAGAGCGGACCGTCTGGCACCTGCAGTACACCGACTGGCCCGACCACGGCTGCCCGGAGGACTTTAAAGGATTTCTCT CATACCTGGAGGAGATCCAGTCAGTGAGGAGACACACAAACAGCTCCAGTGATCCAAAGAACACAAATCTGCCTGTTCTGGTTCACTGTAGCGCTGGGGTGGGACGCACCGGTGTGGTCATTCTGTCTGAGATCATGATCGCCTGTCTGGAACATAATGAG GATCAGGAAGCGCCGGCGGTTTTGAACCTGTTGCGACAGCAGCGTATGATGATGGTACAGACGCTCTCGCAGTACACCTTCGTTTACAGAGTCCTCATTCAGTTCCTGAAGAACTCCAGACTGATCTGA